The following are encoded in a window of Deltaproteobacteria bacterium genomic DNA:
- a CDS encoding Uma2 family endonuclease: protein MAETAFQSDESFAQREFWEWVNERPRSDLNHYELINGRIVMTPPAGWPHGGIGSNLNVLLGTHVRGGKLGRVFDASTGFELPSGDTVEPDVSFISGERIAVGPAPERRKFLRMVPNLVVEILSDPTARRDRTEKKQIYETNGVDEYWLVDPDRREVTVFHLVGEHYGPGEIFRRGLISSQVLPALAFTVDDVFEL, encoded by the coding sequence ATGGCCGAGACCGCCTTCCAGTCCGACGAATCCTTCGCCCAGCGGGAGTTCTGGGAATGGGTGAACGAACGTCCGCGTTCGGACCTCAACCACTACGAGCTGATCAACGGAAGGATCGTGATGACTCCACCGGCTGGCTGGCCACATGGCGGCATTGGTTCCAATCTCAACGTTCTGCTCGGCACGCACGTTCGCGGTGGTAAGCTGGGGCGGGTCTTCGACGCCAGCACCGGATTCGAATTGCCCTCCGGCGACACGGTCGAGCCGGACGTGTCGTTCATCTCCGGCGAGCGCATAGCTGTCGGTCCCGCACCTGAACGACGGAAGTTCTTGCGCATGGTTCCCAACTTGGTCGTGGAGATTTTGTCCGACCCCACGGCGCGGCGAGACCGCACGGAGAAGAAGCAGATCTACGAGACGAACGGCGTCGATGAATACTGGCTCGTCGATCCCGATCGGCGGGAGGTGACCGTTTTTCATCTCGTTGGCGAACACTATGGCCCCGGGGAGATCTTCCGGCGCGGCCTGATCAGCTCCCAGGTACTGCCCGCCTTGGCGTTCACAGTCGACGACGTCTTCGAGCTGTAG